A genome region from Asterias rubens unplaced genomic scaffold, eAstRub1.3, whole genome shotgun sequence includes the following:
- the LOC117305701 gene encoding ornithine decarboxylase-like gives MELFEAKNLKVSLYDKGTTIREIAAEKVKVQTDPEREDLDDPFFIFDIGDVIAKDRQWRDLLPSVETFYAVKSNPDPVIVKLMIALGRGFECASKNEIQMVLDLGASPENVIFAHPCKQASHIRFVQEKGVRKIIFDTEEELYKVKRIYPGAELVLRIIYDSKTAMFVTGVKFGCHEEDVLPLLTLAKKLELDVVGVSFYIGSELQDKDDFEGVIQYVSPIFKLGRSLGLSMNLLDLGGGFPGRLRPKTPFEEFADSIKMSLAKHFPPSRGVRVVAEPGTFYTRSAGWLLANIMAKRFYKGPQGVQNVVQNGEGDVKNVEEYPVMMYYLNVGIYNSLLMSFLDQTYFDLPEPLKTSRKDADLKLSCLWGPTCDGDDVIVTRCMLPDMDAEEFLIISDAGGYTTTCATTFNGFCTPKTCYIAPQETRSVLEEAFPL, from the exons ATGGAGCTGTTCGAAGcaaaaaatcttaaagtctccCTTTACGATAAGGGGACGACAATCAGAGAAATTGCTGCTGAAAAAGTCAAAGTGCAAACCGACCCAGAAAGAGAG GACTTGGATGACCCTTTTTTTATATTCGACATCGGCGACGTCATCGCTAAAGACAGGCAATGGAGGGATTTACTACCATCTGTGGAAACATTCTATG CTGTTAAGAGCAACCCAGACCCAGTGATCGTGAAGCTGATGATAGCACTTGGGAGAGGCTTTGAATGCGCTAGTAAG AATGAGATTCAGATGGTGTTGGATCTTGGGGCAAGTcctgaaaatgtcatttttgcTCATCCTTGCAAGCAAGCTTCGCATATTCGATTTGTCCAGGAGAAAGGGGTGCGGAAGATAATCTTTGACACGGAAGAGGAACTTTACAAGGTCAAACGGATATATCCGGGTGCAGA GCTTGTTCTACGGATAATATACGACAGCAAGACGGCCATGTTTGTAACTGGAGTTAAGTTTGGCTGCCATGAGGAAGACGTGCTCCCTCTTCTAACACTGGCTAAGAAACTTGAGTTGGATGTCGTTGGGGTCAG TTTCTATATTGGATCTGAGCTTCAAGACAAGGATGATTTTGAAGGAGTAATACAGTATGTGAGCCCAATATTTAAATTGGGACGTTCTCTGGGTCTTAGCATGAATCTATTGGATCTTGGAGGTGGGTTCCCCGGAAGGTTGCGCCCGAAGACACCCTTTGAGGAG TTTGCAGATAGTATAAAGATGTCTTTGGCAAAGCATTTCCCACCAAGCCGTGGTGTTCGAGTCGTCGCTGAGCCAGGCACGTTCTACACACGATCAGCGGGATGGCTCCTGGCTAATATAATGGCCAAACGTTTCTACAAAGGACCTCAGGGTGTCCAAAACGTCGTCCAAAACGGTGAAGGGGATGTCAAAAATGttgaag AATATCCAGTTATGATGTACTACCTGAATGTTGGCATTTACAATTCATTGTTGATGTCATTTCTGGACCAAACTTACTTCGACCTTCCGGAGCCGCTAAAG ACTTCAAGAAAGGACGCTGACCTCAAATTGTCTTGTCTTTGGGGCCCAACTTGTGATGGCGATGACGTCATAGTCACCCGCTGTATGTTGCCTGACATGGACGCAGAAGAGTTCTTGATCATCTCCG ATGCTGGAGGCTACACTACCACGTGTGCAACCACATTCAACGGTTTCTGCACACCCAAGACGTGTTACATCGCACCCCAGGAAACAAG ATCTGTCCTGGAGGAAGCGTTCCCATTGTAA
- the LOC117305685 gene encoding microfibril-associated glycoprotein 4-like has translation MEVMIIIFVLILMVKTCHSVNRRFIETFYLAENRALLNHVFQWKTVSSPVICGRDCSMDPQCASFNFQTNHVCLLNNASKAHSLNDFVEIQASAYYDDNLDTLSFSLSSTTSYSSCLELYQAGYRSNGIYTIYPSSLADGLQVYCDMETDGGGWIVFQRRQDGLVDFYRTWADYQSGFGDLQSEFWLGNDILRDLTGSGQWQLRVDMENWESNTAWASYGEFAVTGDKYTLHVGSYNAQSTAGDSLSAHNGYSFTTKDQDNDLDEDINCGANVKGAWWFGACFKAHLNGKYYPQRDVPNSLGILWPEWTGSWEYSLKKCSMKIRQAL, from the coding sequence ATGGAAGTGATGATCATAATATTTGTTCTGATTTTGATGGTAAAGACCTGCCATAGTGTTAACCGACGGTTCATCGAAACGTTCTACCTGGCTGAAAACCGAGCCTTACTGAATCATGTGTTTCAGTGGAAGACGGTATCTTCACCCGTGATCTGTGGGCGAGACTGCTCTATGGATCCACAGTGTGCATCATTTAACTTTCAGACAAATCATGTTTGCCTGTTGAATAATGCTAGCAAAGCTCACAGCCTAAATGACTTTGTTGAGATTCAAGCGAGTGCCTACTATGATGACAACTTGGACACTTTGTCATTTTCACTATCCAGCACTACAAGTTACAGTAGTTGTCTGGAGTTGTATCAAGCTGGTTACCGCAGCAATGGCATATACACCATATACCCTTCAAGTCTGGCTGATGGGTTACAGgtctactgtgatatggagacagatGGAGGAGGCTGGATTGTGTTCCAGAGGAGACAAGACGGACTAGTTGACTTTTACCGCACCTGGGCTGACTACCAATCTGGGTTTGGTGATCTGCAGAGTGAGTTCTGGTTGGGGAATGATATCCTGCGTGACCTTACTGGATCGGGTCAATGGCAACTCAGAGTAGATATGGAAAATTGGGAGTCCAACACAGCTTGGGCTTCTTATGGTGAGTTTGCTGTTACAGGTGACAAGTACACTCTCCATGTTGGCTCATATAATGCTCAGAGTACCGCGGGCGATTCACTGTCAGCTCATAATGGTTACTCATTCACAACAAAAGATCAGGATAATGATTTAGATGAGGATATAAATTGTGGTGCGAATGTTAAAGGTGCCTGGTGGTTTGGGGCTTGCTTTAAGGCCCACCTGAACGGTAAATACTATCCACAGCGAGATGTGCCAAACTCACTTGGAATACTATGGCCGGAGTGGACAGGATCATGGGAATACTCCCTGAAGAAATGCAGCATGAAAATACGGCAAGCTTTGTAA